Proteins encoded in a region of the Buteo buteo chromosome 11, bButBut1.hap1.1, whole genome shotgun sequence genome:
- the MPHOSPH6 gene encoding M-phase phosphoprotein 6, producing MAGEVKTKLSKNLLRMKFMQRGLDSQTKKQLEEEEKKIISEEHWYLDLPDLKEKESFIIEERSFMPCEDLLYGRMSFKGFNPEIEKLMIQMNSRCKEEEIEVDDKMEADVSDEEMARRYETLVGTIGKKFLRKRDQRVLQDEDEDGNSNTRPSKKAKKKFLKPQD from the exons ttCATGCAAAGGGGTTTGGATTCACAAACTAAAAAACAgctagaagaggaagaaaagaagataattaGTGAAGAACACTGGTATCTTGATTTACCAGATCTAAAGGAGAAAGA GAGCTTTATAATAGAAGAGAGGAGCTTTATGCCATGTGAGGATCTACTGTATGGCAGAATGTCCTTCAAAGGATTCAATCCAGAAATTGAG aagttaatGATCCAAATGAACTCTAGgtgcaaggaagaagaaattgaaGTGGATGATAAAATGGAGGCTGATGTGTCAGATGAAGAAATGGCCAGAAG ATATGAAACATTAGTGGGAACAATAGGGAAGAAATTCTTGAGAAAGAGAGACCAGCGTGTACTCCaggatgaagatgaagatgGGAATAGTAACACAAGACCTAGcaaaaaagctaagaaaaagtTCTTAAAACCTCAGGATTAA